In the Leptospira sp. WS4.C2 genome, one interval contains:
- the rpoN gene encoding RNA polymerase factor sigma-54, giving the protein MKLGASLSQRQTQKLVMTQDLRQSIELLSLSTLELSDKIQNELLENPLLDEVGTDEKTKMPELFSIDEVKRIEKLNHEKSTDVNWQDSYSLEGPRSYDTEASDRNQKYIESSTRGETLEEHLLNQLRMIKLTKLEFEIGEVLISMIDDKGFITDDLAIVSKEMGYPEAKVRRVLQVVNELDPIGIGAKDMQETLLIQGKILFPENPLLHQLIGEFLSDLEKVDYKKIAKNLKITEEEILTLARLIKKLEPYPATTYQGRKVDYVVADVVVKEVGNEFNIFINDEWLPKLSIQEEYRELLNHKLPPKEKEYFQTKYSSAQWLIRSIQQRRQTLQRVVSCIIDFQVDFFRGGIGFIKPLTLKEVAEKLNLHESTISRITTNKYIQTTWGIFELKWFFSSGVKSTEGGKESSKKIHEIIRNLVKDEDENNPLSDQDIVELMEKKGIEIARRTVAKYRKVLRILPSNERKRISSLKG; this is encoded by the coding sequence ATGAAACTCGGGGCTTCACTTTCACAACGCCAAACTCAAAAATTAGTGATGACCCAGGACTTACGTCAGTCCATCGAATTGTTATCTTTATCTACATTAGAACTTTCTGATAAAATCCAAAACGAACTTTTGGAAAATCCACTTTTAGATGAAGTGGGGACGGATGAAAAGACCAAAATGCCTGAACTTTTCTCTATCGATGAAGTAAAACGAATAGAGAAATTAAATCATGAAAAAAGTACTGATGTCAATTGGCAGGATTCCTACTCTTTAGAAGGACCAAGATCTTATGATACAGAAGCGAGTGACAGAAATCAAAAATATATCGAGTCATCAACTCGTGGTGAAACCTTAGAAGAACATTTATTAAACCAATTGAGAATGATCAAACTGACTAAGTTGGAGTTCGAAATCGGTGAAGTATTAATCAGTATGATCGATGATAAAGGATTTATCACCGATGATTTGGCCATCGTTTCGAAAGAGATGGGATATCCAGAAGCGAAAGTTAGGCGAGTATTACAAGTGGTAAACGAACTCGACCCTATAGGAATTGGTGCGAAGGATATGCAAGAAACCCTTCTTATCCAAGGAAAGATTCTTTTTCCTGAAAATCCACTTTTGCACCAATTGATTGGTGAATTTTTATCAGACCTAGAAAAAGTAGACTACAAAAAAATCGCAAAGAATCTCAAAATTACTGAAGAAGAAATCCTAACTTTAGCAAGGCTCATTAAAAAATTAGAGCCTTATCCAGCGACTACCTACCAAGGAAGGAAAGTTGATTACGTCGTTGCAGATGTTGTGGTTAAAGAAGTTGGTAATGAATTTAATATATTTATTAACGATGAATGGTTGCCAAAACTTTCGATCCAAGAAGAATATCGTGAACTTTTAAATCATAAACTTCCACCAAAGGAAAAGGAGTATTTTCAAACAAAATATAGTTCTGCCCAATGGTTAATACGTTCCATTCAACAACGAAGACAAACTTTACAACGAGTTGTGAGTTGTATCATAGATTTTCAGGTAGATTTTTTTAGGGGAGGGATTGGGTTTATCAAACCATTAACTCTAAAAGAAGTCGCAGAAAAATTAAATCTACATGAATCTACAATTTCTCGTATAACAACAAATAAATACATACAAACAACTTGGGGTATCTTTGAGTTAAAATGGTTTTTTTCGTCTGGTGTAAAGTCCACTGAAGGTGGTAAGGAAAGTTCCAAAAAAATTCATGAAATCATTCGAAACTTAGTCAAAGATGAAGATGAAAACAATCCTTTATCAGACCAAGACATAGTTGAGCTTATGGAGAAAAAAGGAATTGAAATTGCGCGTCGGACGGTTGCAAAGTATAGAAAGGTTTTAAGAATCCTTCCTTCCAACGAAAGGAAACGGATTAGTTCTCTAAAGGGGTAA
- the hprK gene encoding HPr(Ser) kinase/phosphatase — protein MPVPGITVDTILRDHDDLQLILITGEAGLTNRINNAEINRPGLSLTGFFDFFANDRIQILGKGEWAYLNSLSGEKLHEITEKFFEFHLNCIIYTHGNEPQIPFIERAKTKGIPLFKTEIATHRFITLISQILDRALAPRTMRHGVLIEVFGIGTLLTGRSGVGKSETALELIERGHRLVADDMVEIRRLSESYLIGSCSDLLRHHMEIRGLGILNIKDLFGVGSVRDHKLIELIINLKEWEEQTSGEYERTGIEQSMEEILGVSVPYIEIPVKPGRNIPIIVETAAMNQRLRKMGKNSAKEFSNKLNTYIQQSSIETNPIKD, from the coding sequence ATGCCAGTTCCTGGGATCACTGTTGACACGATTTTACGAGATCACGACGATCTACAATTGATTTTGATCACCGGTGAGGCCGGACTAACAAACCGTATCAATAATGCGGAAATCAATCGACCAGGACTATCTCTTACCGGATTTTTTGATTTTTTTGCGAATGACAGAATTCAAATTTTAGGGAAGGGGGAATGGGCCTATCTAAACTCTCTTTCAGGAGAGAAACTCCATGAAATTACGGAGAAATTCTTTGAATTCCATTTAAATTGTATCATTTATACCCATGGCAATGAGCCACAAATTCCTTTTATAGAGAGAGCAAAAACGAAAGGGATCCCCCTGTTTAAAACAGAAATTGCAACTCACCGTTTTATCACACTGATCTCTCAAATTTTAGATAGAGCTCTTGCACCAAGAACCATGCGTCATGGAGTACTCATTGAAGTTTTTGGAATTGGAACTTTACTTACTGGTCGTTCGGGTGTTGGTAAAAGTGAAACAGCACTTGAGCTCATCGAACGCGGCCATAGACTTGTGGCAGATGATATGGTGGAGATTCGACGACTCAGCGAAAGTTATTTGATTGGGTCCTGTTCTGATTTACTTCGTCATCATATGGAAATACGCGGGCTTGGAATTTTAAACATCAAAGATCTGTTTGGTGTAGGCTCTGTTCGAGATCATAAACTTATTGAACTCATTATTAATTTAAAAGAATGGGAAGAACAAACATCTGGTGAGTATGAAAGAACCGGTATCGAACAAAGTATGGAAGAAATTCTTGGTGTTTCTGTTCCTTATATCGAAATTCCTGTCAAACCCGGAAGGAATATTCCCATCATTGTAGAAACAGCGGCAATGAACCAACGTTTGCGTAAGATGGGAAAGAATAGTGCAAAAGAATTTTCGAATAAACTAAATACTTATATTCAACAGAGTTCCATTGAAACAAATCCAATTAAAGATTAG
- a CDS encoding HPr family phosphocarrier protein, whose translation MKQIQLKIREDSSGLHARPASLFVKVAASFPCEIFVVKDDIEVNGKSIMGLMMLALGPGSEFFVKADGKREEEALFALEALVERNFEANAT comes from the coding sequence TTGAAACAAATCCAATTAAAGATTAGAGAAGACAGCAGCGGACTTCATGCGAGACCTGCCTCATTATTTGTAAAAGTGGCAGCAAGTTTCCCTTGTGAAATTTTTGTAGTCAAAGATGATATTGAAGTCAACGGAAAATCCATTATGGGTCTTATGATGTTAGCATTAGGACCAGGTTCTGAATTTTTTGTAAAGGCAGATGGAAAACGAGAAGAGGAGGCTCTTTTCGCTTTAGAAGCTTTAGTTGAGCGCAATTTTGAAGCGAATGCCACTTAA
- a CDS encoding ATP-binding protein: MPLKFLKILPRLSDENRYYLRDIFIFFLTLGVSVGFSELVFFRQEEDISFFSKLDTYVFILIPFFILSLILSYVYRNRRNRETGKIRSSIRYRLTLAFLFVALVPSLPIFILSSNLTGRLIEGFYRVDISNALRSANLIIQNEEKEVETEFLEKVSILRTRLYGLKTDGYTVFQKGVENGLFEKNEYYLGFAESGKLSFESKGLFRNIKGLDFLESNRSGIFVSRLYLNDRSYIICRFPLEHGTEVYVGQRIHQGMESDVHNIVNATSTYEKVSLWKEKIPFSVRITIASFSFAMFLIAISFSFLFARKISKPIINLANATKKVSLGESDIRLEKTEEGEMGILIDSFNQMVSDLNAKSEELMHTQRIAAWKEVAQRMAHEIKNPLTPIQLSAQRIQRKFQNPKSKSENLESVIFDATETIIGQVRVLEHLVKEFSEFARMPVPVLINQNLNPILEEAVALFKDTTDIEFELKLAENLPEVFLDKRLFLGVINNLIKNAVEAIQTAENSKEEMDILSLKRKKIRIMSKLQKKALRKSIVIEIDDSGPGLKQEWREKIFEPYFSTKEKHGSGIGLAIVQKTIIDHHGHIAVENSKLGGCKFRIELPLDSH, encoded by the coding sequence ATGCCACTTAAATTTTTAAAAATTCTCCCGCGTTTATCTGATGAGAACAGATATTATTTACGCGATATCTTTATCTTTTTCCTTACCTTAGGAGTTTCTGTTGGATTTTCGGAATTAGTTTTTTTTAGACAAGAGGAAGACATTTCCTTTTTCTCTAAATTGGATACTTATGTTTTCATTCTCATTCCATTTTTTATCCTATCATTAATCTTAAGTTATGTTTACCGCAATAGACGAAATAGAGAAACGGGAAAAATTCGGAGTTCCATTCGCTATCGACTAACACTCGCTTTTTTGTTTGTAGCCCTTGTCCCATCACTACCTATTTTCATCCTTTCCTCTAATCTTACGGGCAGGCTCATTGAAGGTTTTTATCGAGTCGATATTTCTAATGCACTCCGGTCAGCAAATTTGATTATTCAAAATGAAGAGAAAGAAGTGGAGACCGAATTTCTTGAAAAAGTGAGTATTTTGCGAACGAGATTATATGGCTTAAAAACCGATGGATATACTGTTTTTCAAAAGGGAGTCGAAAATGGACTCTTTGAAAAGAATGAATACTATTTGGGTTTTGCCGAATCAGGAAAACTGAGTTTTGAATCTAAAGGATTGTTTCGTAATATTAAAGGATTAGATTTTTTAGAGTCGAATCGTTCAGGGATTTTTGTCAGTCGGTTGTATTTAAATGATCGGTCTTATATTATTTGTCGGTTTCCGTTAGAACATGGGACTGAAGTTTACGTGGGCCAAAGAATTCACCAGGGAATGGAAAGTGATGTTCATAATATTGTAAATGCCACTTCTACATATGAAAAAGTAAGCCTTTGGAAAGAAAAAATTCCTTTCAGTGTTCGGATTACCATCGCATCATTTTCCTTTGCAATGTTTCTCATTGCCATTTCATTTTCTTTTCTTTTTGCACGTAAGATTTCTAAGCCAATCATTAACTTAGCTAATGCAACAAAGAAAGTATCCCTTGGAGAATCTGATATTCGATTGGAGAAAACGGAAGAAGGAGAAATGGGAATTCTTATAGATAGTTTTAATCAGATGGTCAGTGATTTGAATGCAAAATCTGAAGAACTGATGCATACGCAGAGGATTGCTGCTTGGAAAGAAGTAGCCCAACGTATGGCACACGAAATCAAAAATCCCCTAACACCGATTCAGTTGTCTGCTCAAAGAATCCAACGCAAATTTCAAAATCCAAAATCGAAATCAGAAAATTTAGAATCCGTAATCTTTGATGCGACTGAGACCATTATTGGCCAAGTACGAGTGTTGGAACATCTTGTAAAAGAGTTTAGTGAATTTGCAAGGATGCCAGTGCCTGTTCTTATCAATCAAAACTTAAATCCGATTTTGGAAGAGGCCGTTGCTCTGTTTAAAGACACAACTGACATTGAGTTTGAATTAAAACTCGCAGAAAATCTGCCTGAAGTTTTCCTCGATAAACGACTGTTTTTGGGGGTGATTAATAACTTAATCAAAAATGCTGTTGAAGCTATTCAAACGGCTGAAAATTCTAAAGAGGAAATGGATATTTTAAGTCTCAAACGAAAAAAAATTCGAATCATGTCCAAACTGCAGAAAAAAGCCCTTCGTAAATCTATTGTGATTGAAATTGATGATTCTGGCCCTGGGTTAAAACAGGAGTGGAGAGAAAAAATATTTGAACCCTATTTTTCTACTAAAGAAAAACATGGGTCAGGGATTGGCCTTGCCATTGTTCAAAAAACAATCATTGATCATCATGGTCATATTGCAGTCGAAAATTCTAAGTTAGGTGGGTGTAAATTTAGAATTGAACTTCCTTTGGATAGTCATTAA
- a CDS encoding sigma-54-dependent transcriptional regulator, protein MQKLIYILDDETEIRKSLRVILEDEDYSVEDFANGKALLKALSKERPSLVLLDVWVGKEDGLSILDECRKLYPGLPIVMISGHGTIELAVNATKKGAVDFLEKPLSIEKVIQTIESSLEKTKDTAIPEFKLEVDEILGESSSIQRVKFAIFQAAQTNARVFIFGENGTGKELTARAIHQNSKRKNEPYIEFNCASVPEETLEQELFGLETVGSQEKKEIKMGRWEEAQNGTLFLDEVCDLTPAVQSKVLKAILEQKLDRVGGKESVSVDVRIIAATNSNVEEAIREGRFREDLYYALSVIPMELPPLRERNQDIPLLAEYYLKKSIAENNLSPKTIDREGLDALTTHFWPGNVRELGNILERLSILVPGDTIRAKDVKEALHGFKKANEMVARGDLKHAKEEFERQYIIKTLQICEGNVTRTSKALGIERTHLYRKLRSLNISVEQLNEG, encoded by the coding sequence ATGCAAAAACTAATTTATATACTAGACGATGAAACAGAAATACGAAAGTCCTTACGAGTGATTTTGGAGGATGAAGATTATTCTGTGGAAGATTTTGCCAATGGGAAGGCATTGCTGAAAGCCTTGTCTAAAGAAAGACCGTCGCTTGTATTGTTAGACGTTTGGGTAGGAAAAGAAGATGGGCTTTCCATTTTGGATGAATGTAGAAAGCTTTACCCAGGATTACCGATTGTTATGATTTCAGGCCATGGAACCATCGAACTTGCTGTAAATGCGACAAAGAAAGGTGCGGTTGATTTTTTAGAAAAACCACTTTCCATTGAGAAAGTAATTCAAACAATTGAGTCTTCATTAGAAAAAACAAAGGATACCGCGATTCCTGAATTCAAATTGGAAGTAGATGAGATTTTGGGCGAATCTTCTTCTATCCAGCGAGTGAAGTTTGCAATTTTCCAAGCTGCACAAACCAACGCTCGTGTCTTTATCTTTGGTGAAAATGGAACAGGAAAAGAACTAACAGCAAGAGCCATCCATCAGAATTCCAAACGGAAAAATGAGCCATACATTGAGTTCAACTGTGCATCAGTGCCAGAGGAAACCTTAGAACAAGAGTTATTTGGTTTAGAAACAGTTGGAAGTCAGGAAAAAAAAGAAATTAAAATGGGTAGATGGGAAGAAGCACAAAATGGAACATTATTCTTAGATGAAGTTTGTGATTTAACCCCCGCTGTACAATCCAAAGTTTTGAAAGCCATATTAGAACAAAAATTAGATCGAGTGGGTGGTAAGGAATCTGTATCGGTTGATGTTCGAATCATTGCTGCGACCAACTCCAATGTGGAAGAAGCCATTCGGGAAGGTAGGTTTCGAGAAGACTTATATTATGCTTTGAGTGTGATCCCCATGGAGTTACCTCCTCTTCGCGAGAGAAACCAAGACATTCCCTTACTTGCGGAATACTATTTAAAAAAATCCATAGCGGAAAACAATCTCTCACCGAAAACTATTGACCGGGAAGGACTTGATGCTCTCACCACTCATTTTTGGCCAGGAAATGTTAGAGAACTTGGAAATATTTTAGAAAGGCTGAGCATTCTAGTTCCAGGAGATACAATCCGAGCGAAGGATGTAAAGGAAGCATTACATGGATTTAAAAAAGCCAATGAAATGGTGGCCCGCGGTGATTTGAAACATGCAAAAGAAGAGTTTGAACGCCAGTATATCATTAAAACATTACAAATTTGCGAAGGAAATGTGACTCGAACTTCCAAGGCGTTAGGTATCGAACGAACGCATTTATACAGAAAATTACGTTCCTTAAATATTTCTGTCGAACAATTAAACGAGGGTTAG